In Candidatus Neomarinimicrobiota bacterium, a genomic segment contains:
- a CDS encoding histidine phosphatase family protein, translating into MHLYITRHGQTKENVSGILQGRTPGNLNEKGFEQARLLGEALRNKDITAIHSSDLDRAIDTALIISDLIGAVLVPESSLRERNLGILEGKSWDEYFKAQEKSGLSHLEYKPEGGESILDIQIRVKPILLDLTNGHQRGNILIMGHGGLNTILLDMLLPMPLAEIWEIGQSNACINRLEVMGSMETRAIILNDTKHLAASDDTIE; encoded by the coding sequence ATGCATCTATACATTACTCGCCACGGACAAACAAAAGAAAACGTAAGTGGAATACTTCAAGGAAGAACTCCCGGAAATCTCAACGAAAAAGGTTTTGAGCAGGCACGATTACTCGGCGAGGCTTTGCGGAATAAGGACATAACTGCAATTCACTCGTCTGATTTGGACAGAGCAATCGATACAGCCTTAATCATCAGCGACCTGATTGGCGCAGTGCTTGTACCGGAAAGTAGCTTGCGTGAACGAAATTTAGGAATTCTGGAGGGCAAGAGCTGGGATGAATATTTTAAGGCTCAGGAGAAAAGCGGCTTGTCTCACTTGGAATATAAACCTGAAGGTGGCGAATCTATTCTGGATATACAAATTAGAGTAAAACCTATCCTTTTAGATCTTACGAACGGACACCAGAGAGGGAATATTCTAATTATGGGGCATGGAGGTCTCAATACTATATTACTCGATATGCTGCTTCCCATGCCACTCGCGGAAATCTGGGAAATAGGTCAGAGCAACGCCTGTATAAATCGGTTGGAAGTTATGGGCTCTATGGAAACCAGAGCTATTATTCTTAACGATACGAAACACTTAGCTGCATCTGATGATACAATCGAATAA
- the prfA gene encoding peptide chain release factor 1, producing MSSVQNLEQVLERYDELSTLLSDPAVMADNKRYRDLAKEHSEIAPIAKKAEEITKLRKKILEDEEIIEGKDEELIELATDELKELNGYLKPLEDEIRELLLPKDPDDNKRAVLEIRAGTGGDEAAIFAADLYRMYTRYLERKGTKIEVLSSSPTNMGGFKEVIFSVLEDNSYGDLKFESGVHRVQRVPATETSGRIHTSAASVAVLPEADEVDVEIKPNEIKVDVFRSSGPGGQSVNTTDSAVRITHIPTGLVVSCQDEKSQHKNKAKALKVLRSRLQELMKEEQDSEIAAERRLLVGSGDRSAKVRTYNFPQNRVTDHRINLTLYSLTEIMDGDLDELIETNKREMRERLIQELEKDK from the coding sequence ATGAGCTCGGTTCAAAATTTAGAACAAGTGTTAGAGAGATATGATGAATTATCAACTCTTCTGAGCGACCCGGCAGTGATGGCTGACAACAAACGATATCGCGACCTGGCAAAGGAGCATAGTGAAATTGCGCCAATTGCTAAAAAGGCTGAAGAAATCACAAAGCTCCGTAAGAAGATATTGGAAGACGAAGAAATTATCGAGGGAAAAGATGAGGAGCTGATAGAGCTGGCGACGGATGAACTCAAGGAATTAAACGGCTACCTAAAACCTCTCGAGGACGAAATTCGAGAACTCCTTTTACCGAAAGATCCTGATGACAACAAGCGTGCAGTATTGGAAATACGGGCGGGTACCGGAGGCGACGAAGCGGCGATTTTCGCGGCTGACCTATACCGGATGTATACGAGATATCTTGAAAGAAAGGGCACCAAAATTGAAGTCCTTTCAAGCAGTCCAACTAATATGGGTGGATTTAAGGAAGTGATATTTTCTGTATTGGAGGACAATTCATACGGTGACCTCAAATTCGAAAGTGGAGTCCATCGTGTTCAGAGAGTGCCTGCGACAGAAACAAGCGGGCGTATTCATACTTCTGCCGCGTCTGTGGCCGTACTTCCGGAGGCAGACGAAGTGGATGTGGAGATAAAACCCAACGAAATAAAGGTAGATGTATTCAGGTCTTCAGGTCCGGGTGGGCAGAGTGTCAACACTACTGACTCGGCGGTCAGAATAACTCACATTCCCACAGGGCTGGTAGTTTCGTGTCAGGATGAAAAATCCCAGCACAAGAATAAAGCTAAGGCGTTAAAGGTTTTGAGGTCTCGTTTACAGGAATTAATGAAAGAGGAGCAAGATAGCGAAATTGCTGCCGAACGGCGTTTGCTGGTAGGGAGCGGTGACAGAAGCGCAAAGGTGAGAACATATAACTTTCCGCAAAACCGGGTTACGGATCACAGGATAAATTTGACTCTTTATAGCTTAACTGAAATTATGGATGGTGATTTAGATGAGCTTATAGAGACCAACAAACGGGAAATGCGCGAGAGATTAATTCAAGAATTAGAGAAAGATAAATAA
- a CDS encoding geranylgeranylglycerol-phosphate geranylgeranyltransferase, producing MSRKEIKGYINLIRPHNAAIGGFSVFIGAFLTGSLEPVYPLIAACVSGLLLTAAANTINDYYDVESDRINKPERPIPAGQVTKTSARKIAMMLYICGIAAGALVNQTALIIAVIAAMLTYIYSARLKRTSFWGNLLVALLTSLAFIYGGVAVGRVKESLIPALFSFFFHFGREVLKDIEDMEGDAKLGLKTFPLKYGIEPSLKLAGFSFGILIILTFLPFLYEIYNLIYFIVVLLGVDLLLVYTMISARRNSGSANLKRLITLLKFDMLIGLFSMYLGIA from the coding sequence TTGAGCAGGAAAGAAATAAAAGGATACATTAACCTGATTCGACCGCACAATGCCGCCATAGGCGGTTTTTCTGTTTTTATCGGAGCATTTTTAACTGGAAGCTTGGAACCTGTTTATCCTCTTATCGCCGCCTGCGTCAGCGGGTTATTACTGACGGCGGCAGCGAACACGATAAACGATTATTATGACGTGGAATCTGATAGAATCAATAAGCCGGAGCGACCGATACCCGCCGGTCAGGTAACTAAAACATCTGCCAGAAAAATAGCTATGATGCTATACATTTGTGGAATTGCAGCCGGTGCGCTCGTTAATCAGACGGCACTGATAATAGCAGTAATCGCAGCTATGCTAACGTATATTTATTCCGCCCGCTTGAAGCGCACTTCATTTTGGGGAAACCTTTTGGTAGCGTTGCTCACCTCATTGGCATTCATATATGGCGGAGTAGCAGTCGGAAGGGTAAAAGAATCATTGATTCCGGCGCTGTTTTCATTTTTTTTCCACTTCGGACGGGAGGTACTAAAAGACATAGAAGATATGGAAGGAGATGCCAAATTAGGCTTAAAAACATTCCCCTTGAAGTACGGAATCGAACCTTCTCTCAAACTTGCGGGATTTTCTTTCGGAATTTTAATCATTCTGACATTTTTACCTTTCCTTTATGAAATCTACAATCTAATTTATTTTATTGTGGTTTTACTCGGTGTTGACCTTTTGTTGGTTTACACCATGATATCCGCCCGGAGAAATTCTGGAAGTGCGAACCTGAAAAGATTGATTACGCTATTGAAATTTGACATGCTTATAGGGTTATTTTCCATGTATCTCGGTATAGCATGA
- a CDS encoding DUF1385 domain-containing protein — translation MEKKKKILVGGQAVIEGVMMRAPGAYSTAVRRENGEIEVERHEFTSILERRKKLNIPVLRGMIALFEMMKIGFATLQWSADKNMEDLEPDKENKAPGKLAKAGTLLFALSLGLGIFFILPLFLTTKFFNVEKEAMEFNLVSGSIRITLFLVYIGLISLVSDIKRLFMYHGAEHKMIFAFEAGCELLPSEAMPFTRFHPRCGTSFLLIVMIVSIIVFGIIDTVLLGYIGRINLGMRLLTHLPFIPFVAGVGFEAIKLSGKYGSTKIGRIIIAPGLWLQRLTTKEPDESQLEVAAAALKSALGDKYDEFVGNKFEADAV, via the coding sequence ATGGAAAAAAAGAAAAAAATACTCGTCGGTGGACAAGCGGTAATTGAAGGCGTGATGATGCGCGCTCCCGGCGCTTACTCTACCGCTGTCCGGAGAGAAAACGGAGAAATAGAGGTAGAACGGCACGAATTCACATCAATATTGGAAAGACGAAAAAAGCTGAATATACCTGTATTAAGAGGTATGATAGCGCTATTCGAAATGATGAAAATCGGTTTCGCAACGTTGCAGTGGTCAGCAGATAAAAATATGGAGGACTTGGAGCCGGATAAAGAAAATAAAGCGCCCGGCAAGCTTGCAAAAGCAGGTACTCTTCTGTTTGCCTTATCACTCGGGCTGGGGATATTTTTTATTCTTCCGCTGTTTCTGACTACAAAATTTTTTAATGTGGAAAAAGAAGCAATGGAATTCAATCTGGTTTCAGGTTCCATAAGGATCACACTCTTTCTGGTCTATATCGGTCTGATATCTTTGGTGAGTGACATCAAAAGACTATTTATGTATCATGGAGCAGAGCATAAGATGATTTTTGCGTTCGAAGCGGGATGTGAACTATTGCCATCTGAAGCGATGCCGTTTACGAGGTTTCACCCGAGATGCGGAACAAGTTTTTTGCTCATTGTGATGATAGTTTCCATTATAGTTTTTGGGATAATAGATACGGTTTTACTCGGTTATATCGGCAGAATTAACCTTGGAATGCGCTTACTTACACATTTACCGTTTATTCCTTTTGTGGCAGGAGTTGGATTTGAAGCGATTAAGCTTTCCGGCAAGTACGGCAGCACAAAGATAGGCAGAATAATAATAGCGCCGGGTCTGTGGCTCCAAAGGCTTACTACTAAAGAACCGGATGAATCACAATTAGAAGTTGCGGCGGCTGCGCTTAAATCCGCTCTCGGAGATAAATATGATGAATTCGTCGGTAATAAATTTGAGGCGGACGCTGTATAA
- a CDS encoding DNA polymerase III subunit alpha, which yields MSSFVHLHNHSDYSLLDGACKIHSLVDAAAEFDMPAVALTDHGNMFGAIEFYKYAKSKGIKPLVGMEAYIAPRTRHEKSSTPGRREKTSFHILLIAENKTGYNNLMKLSSLAYLEGFYYKPRIDKEILREYSEGLICSSGCLNGELNYYLLKGDNDAALAVAEEYKSIFNGNYYLEIQNHGMPEDEIILTEVPKIAEKLNIPLIGSNDCHYLRKNHAEAHDVLLCLQTGKTLEDTDRLKYSSDNFYFKDPDEMSALFENQPDAIKNTLALAERVDIDLDTKTFHMPNFPLPEGEKTPEKYLENLVWEGVKERYPEVTSEIKERVEHEVETINSMGFAGYFLIVNDFIRYAKEQGIPVGPGRGSAAGSVVSYALGITAVDPLQYGLIFERFLNPDRISMPDIDIDFCYERRGEVISYIKERFGHDSVTQIITFGTMKARAAIRDVGRVLNMPYSEINSIAKLIPLGPNVTLEEAMRKVPELVEIEKIDDTHRKLIEYSKLLEGMSRHASTHAAGVVITPGALSDFVPLYKSASDEITTQYDMKMLDSIGLLKMDFLGLRTLTVLQKTLDMLEEKGVHLDLEKIDMNIPEVYDLFTSGNTIGIFQFESAGMQDTLKKLKPTRLEDLIAVNALYRPGPMENIKEFIQRKHGKKKIEYLHPDLEPILKETYGIIVYQEQVMRIANELAGMTLAQADIMRSAMGKKKKKLMEEQKKYFLESSKKSNLDAKMSKDLWTLLEKFAQYGFNKSHSTAYAFIAYRTGYLKAKHPAEFMAATMASEMTDTDRIKILIKECKRSEIEIAPPDISFSQTDFTTGENKIFYGLAAIKSVGVKAANSIVAAVAEHGPFKTLYEFVKHVDLRLVNKKVLEALACSGALDSLEGKRSSKFESVGRALEFAQRHQSQLSRGQTNIFDAAPSESAGNELPKLLDTEEWSEEERVGIEFDSFGFHLRKHPLEKYELELKSFTNYTPGEELSNGINTIRTGGQLTEVKVHFDKKNRQMAFCTLEGIEGSTELIVFPDVYEQYREIINKKESRVLVTGNLSTRDESDVKIVPNKFISLDGSMETLTTSVIINVDLSTHSPEAIERIKDLADKYKGNIRIGFSIRMDDKTLGNLLSSSVSVKPDKNFFNGVYEILGSDSVRLKG from the coding sequence ATGAGCAGTTTCGTTCATCTCCACAACCACTCAGATTACAGCTTACTTGACGGCGCTTGCAAAATTCATTCGTTAGTTGACGCAGCCGCAGAATTTGATATGCCCGCAGTTGCTCTCACTGATCATGGAAATATGTTCGGTGCGATAGAATTTTATAAATACGCCAAATCGAAGGGGATTAAACCTTTAGTGGGAATGGAGGCGTATATCGCCCCGCGCACCAGGCATGAAAAATCTTCCACACCCGGAAGAAGAGAAAAAACATCTTTTCATATTCTGCTGATCGCGGAGAATAAAACGGGTTACAATAACCTTATGAAGCTCTCCAGTTTGGCTTATTTAGAAGGTTTTTACTATAAGCCGAGAATAGACAAGGAAATTTTAAGAGAATACAGTGAGGGGTTAATTTGTTCTTCCGGCTGCCTCAACGGCGAATTGAATTATTATCTTTTAAAAGGTGATAATGATGCCGCTCTCGCAGTAGCGGAGGAATATAAATCCATTTTTAACGGGAATTACTATTTGGAAATTCAGAATCACGGGATGCCGGAAGATGAAATCATCCTGACCGAAGTCCCGAAAATTGCCGAGAAACTTAATATCCCGCTTATTGGGAGCAACGATTGTCATTATCTCCGAAAAAATCATGCGGAAGCGCATGACGTATTGCTATGCCTCCAAACAGGGAAAACTCTTGAGGATACAGACCGGCTGAAGTATAGCTCCGATAATTTTTATTTCAAAGACCCTGATGAAATGTCCGCTCTCTTTGAGAATCAGCCGGACGCAATAAAGAACACGTTGGCGTTGGCTGAAAGAGTTGATATTGATCTTGACACCAAAACATTTCATATGCCTAATTTCCCGCTGCCTGAAGGGGAAAAAACTCCTGAAAAATATTTGGAAAACTTGGTTTGGGAGGGAGTAAAGGAAAGGTATCCGGAGGTAACTTCCGAGATTAAGGAAAGGGTGGAACACGAAGTCGAAACAATTAATTCAATGGGTTTTGCCGGATATTTCTTAATTGTTAATGACTTTATCAGATATGCCAAAGAGCAAGGAATTCCAGTAGGTCCCGGAAGGGGTTCTGCCGCGGGAAGCGTAGTATCTTATGCTCTTGGAATCACAGCTGTTGATCCTTTACAATATGGATTGATTTTCGAGCGTTTTCTAAATCCCGACAGAATCAGCATGCCCGATATTGATATAGATTTTTGCTATGAGCGTCGAGGAGAAGTGATCAGTTATATTAAGGAGCGGTTCGGCCACGATTCAGTTACTCAGATAATTACATTCGGTACGATGAAAGCAAGAGCGGCTATACGGGATGTGGGGAGGGTATTGAATATGCCTTATTCCGAAATTAATTCTATCGCGAAGCTTATTCCATTGGGTCCGAATGTCACTCTTGAAGAAGCAATGCGAAAAGTGCCCGAGCTTGTTGAGATAGAGAAAATTGACGACACCCATCGTAAGTTAATCGAATATTCAAAACTACTGGAAGGGATGAGCAGGCACGCTTCTACTCATGCCGCTGGAGTGGTTATCACTCCCGGCGCTCTGTCAGATTTTGTTCCGCTGTACAAATCAGCCTCTGATGAAATCACTACTCAGTATGATATGAAGATGCTTGACTCAATCGGTCTGCTGAAAATGGATTTCCTTGGCCTGAGAACTCTTACCGTATTGCAAAAAACATTGGATATGCTTGAAGAAAAGGGAGTACATCTCGACCTTGAGAAAATAGATATGAATATCCCTGAGGTTTATGACCTCTTCACATCGGGGAATACCATAGGGATTTTTCAGTTTGAATCAGCAGGTATGCAGGATACGCTAAAAAAACTCAAACCCACACGGTTAGAAGATCTTATAGCTGTAAATGCTTTGTATCGGCCGGGTCCGATGGAGAACATTAAAGAATTTATTCAGCGGAAACACGGAAAGAAAAAGATAGAATATCTGCATCCCGATCTTGAACCTATACTAAAAGAGACTTACGGCATTATTGTTTATCAAGAGCAGGTTATGCGTATAGCCAATGAACTTGCGGGTATGACACTTGCTCAAGCAGATATAATGCGTTCAGCTATGGGTAAGAAAAAGAAAAAACTCATGGAGGAACAAAAAAAATATTTTCTCGAAAGCAGTAAAAAGAGTAATCTCGACGCTAAAATGTCGAAAGATTTGTGGACGCTGTTAGAAAAATTCGCTCAATACGGATTTAACAAGAGTCACTCTACCGCATATGCTTTCATTGCGTATCGGACGGGTTACCTGAAAGCTAAGCATCCAGCGGAATTTATGGCTGCTACTATGGCAAGTGAAATGACCGACACGGACCGGATCAAGATCTTGATAAAAGAATGTAAACGTTCCGAAATAGAGATAGCGCCTCCCGATATTTCGTTTAGCCAGACTGATTTTACGACAGGGGAAAATAAAATATTCTATGGCCTTGCCGCGATAAAAAGCGTCGGTGTAAAGGCTGCTAATTCGATTGTCGCTGCTGTAGCCGAACACGGTCCGTTTAAAACTCTTTACGAATTCGTGAAACATGTTGACTTGCGTTTAGTAAATAAAAAAGTACTTGAAGCGCTTGCCTGCTCCGGGGCGCTGGACTCTTTGGAAGGTAAACGCTCATCGAAATTTGAAAGTGTAGGCAGAGCTTTAGAATTCGCACAACGGCATCAATCTCAGCTGAGTCGTGGACAAACCAATATTTTTGACGCTGCTCCATCAGAATCTGCGGGAAATGAACTACCAAAACTTCTGGATACAGAGGAATGGAGCGAAGAAGAGCGTGTAGGGATTGAATTCGACTCTTTCGGATTTCATCTGAGAAAGCATCCACTTGAGAAGTATGAGTTAGAGCTAAAATCTTTCACGAATTATACTCCGGGAGAAGAACTTTCTAATGGGATTAATACTATCAGAACCGGAGGTCAACTAACCGAAGTCAAAGTGCATTTCGATAAGAAGAACAGACAGATGGCATTCTGTACATTGGAGGGAATAGAAGGCTCTACCGAACTGATCGTATTTCCTGATGTATATGAGCAATACAGAGAAATTATAAATAAAAAAGAAAGTCGTGTATTGGTCACCGGAAATCTTTCTACAAGGGATGAATCCGATGTGAAAATAGTGCCCAACAAATTCATTTCCCTTGATGGTTCGATGGAAACATTGACTACCTCAGTAATTATCAACGTAGATCTTTCTACGCACTCACCGGAAGCAATCGAACGTATTAAGGATTTAGCCGATAAATATAAGGGCAATATACGGATTGGATTTTCTATACGGATGGATGATAAAACGCTCGGAAATCTACTGTCAAGCAGCGTATCGGTAAAGCCGGATAAGAATTTTTTTAACGGTGTGTATGAAATACTTGGAAGCGACTCAGTCCGATTGAAGGGTTGA
- the rho gene encoding transcription termination factor Rho, whose amino-acid sequence MGIDIKKLQTMKISELSKIALELELPEASSKKKQEIIFGILEAKSDKESQIHSKGVLEILPDGYGFLRSVDYNYLPGPDDVYISPSQIKRFSLKTGDTVSGQIRPPKDNERFFALLKVEKVNDEDPEKSREIVLFDNLTPLYPDEKIDLECEPNGYSMRIMNLLTPIGKGQRGLIVAQPKTGKTILLQKIANSITRNHPEIILIVLLIDERPEEVTDMQRSVDAEVVSSTFDEPPERHVQVAEMVLEKSRRLVEYGKDVVILLDSITRLARAHNTVVPHSGKILSGGVDSNALHRPKRFFGAARNVEEGGSLTIIATALIDTGSRMDDVIFEEFKGTGNMELVLDRRLSDRRIYPSIELNRSSTRKEELLLSKEELNRLWILRKFLSDLNPVEGMEFLLQRMKRTKSNKEFLASMSDWN is encoded by the coding sequence ATGGGAATTGATATAAAAAAACTTCAAACGATGAAAATATCGGAGCTTTCCAAAATTGCGTTAGAGCTGGAGCTACCGGAGGCTTCGAGTAAGAAAAAACAGGAAATTATATTCGGAATACTTGAAGCTAAATCCGATAAAGAAAGCCAAATACATTCAAAAGGTGTCCTGGAGATATTGCCGGACGGATATGGATTTTTGCGATCAGTAGATTACAATTATCTTCCCGGACCTGACGATGTTTACATATCACCTTCACAAATAAAGAGATTTAGCCTTAAAACCGGAGATACGGTTTCCGGGCAGATAAGACCGCCTAAAGATAACGAGCGATTTTTTGCGTTGCTTAAAGTTGAAAAGGTCAATGACGAAGATCCCGAAAAATCGAGGGAAATAGTCTTATTCGATAACTTAACCCCTCTTTATCCCGACGAAAAAATTGATCTTGAGTGCGAACCGAACGGATATTCAATGCGAATTATGAACTTGCTTACTCCTATAGGCAAGGGTCAGCGTGGACTTATCGTGGCTCAGCCGAAGACAGGCAAAACGATTTTGCTTCAAAAAATCGCTAACAGCATAACGCGCAATCATCCTGAAATAATATTGATTGTGCTGCTTATAGACGAGCGCCCTGAAGAGGTAACAGATATGCAGCGTTCGGTGGATGCAGAAGTGGTTTCATCAACATTTGACGAACCGCCGGAAAGGCACGTCCAGGTTGCCGAGATGGTTCTTGAAAAATCCCGCCGACTCGTTGAGTACGGCAAGGATGTTGTCATACTTCTCGATAGTATAACACGCCTTGCAAGAGCGCATAATACGGTTGTTCCTCACAGCGGGAAGATTCTTTCCGGTGGTGTGGATTCAAATGCTCTCCACAGACCTAAACGATTTTTCGGAGCTGCGAGAAATGTCGAAGAAGGGGGAAGTCTTACGATTATAGCAACTGCATTGATTGACACGGGAAGCAGGATGGATGATGTAATATTTGAAGAGTTTAAGGGAACAGGAAACATGGAACTTGTTCTCGATCGCAGGCTCAGCGACAGAAGGATATATCCTTCCATTGAGCTAAACCGTTCCAGTACACGAAAGGAAGAGCTTCTCCTGTCCAAAGAAGAGCTGAACAGGCTGTGGATATTGAGGAAATTCTTAAGCGATCTTAACCCGGTGGAGGGAATGGAATTTCTTTTACAAAGGATGAAACGTACTAAGAGTAATAAAGAATTTCTTGCCTCTATGAGTGATTGGAACTAA
- a CDS encoding pyridoxal phosphate-dependent aminotransferase translates to MIKLSDRINNIQPSKTMAVMAMAADLKSQGVDLIDLGAGEPDFPTPEHIRNLARDAMEAGYTKYTKVDGIVELKEAISAKFERDNSLKYSLDEIIVTGGAKQAIYNGIMATINPGDEVIIPAPYWVSFPEIVKMADGVPVIAELDTTNGCRSTKEAFESYVTDKTTAVILNSPSNPVGSLLDDDFIEDVIEAAQKHNLLIISDETYERITFDKEYKSIASYEGAFDLTLTVNSMSKTYSMTGWRIGFAGGAKNLIKAMSKIQSQSTSNANSIAQKASEGALNGDQSVVESMKNTYMERRDLIYKGLSELSGVEVIKPEGTFFIFPDISSYFGKSANGKVINNSTDFSEFLVEQAKVVVIPGVAFGSDNNIRISFASPKKVLTEGVARISDALNLLK, encoded by the coding sequence ATGATAAAACTATCAGACAGAATAAATAATATTCAGCCGTCGAAAACTATGGCTGTAATGGCGATGGCGGCGGATTTAAAGTCGCAAGGTGTTGATCTTATTGATTTAGGCGCCGGTGAACCGGATTTTCCAACTCCTGAGCATATTAGAAACTTAGCCAGAGATGCAATGGAAGCGGGCTACACCAAATATACTAAAGTAGATGGAATTGTTGAACTCAAAGAAGCTATATCTGCGAAGTTTGAACGAGATAATTCCCTGAAATATTCTCTGGACGAAATAATCGTCACGGGAGGAGCAAAACAGGCAATCTATAATGGTATTATGGCGACTATTAATCCCGGCGATGAAGTGATTATTCCGGCTCCATATTGGGTATCATTTCCGGAAATCGTGAAAATGGCGGACGGGGTTCCCGTGATTGCGGAGCTTGACACGACCAATGGCTGTCGGAGTACAAAGGAAGCGTTTGAGAGCTATGTAACAGATAAAACAACCGCTGTAATATTGAATTCACCTTCAAATCCTGTCGGTTCGTTGCTTGATGACGATTTTATCGAAGATGTTATTGAAGCTGCACAAAAGCATAACTTGCTTATCATTTCAGACGAAACCTATGAGCGTATAACATTCGACAAGGAATATAAAAGTATCGCCTCATATGAGGGAGCATTTGATTTAACATTGACGGTAAACTCAATGTCAAAAACATATTCGATGACAGGCTGGAGAATCGGCTTTGCGGGAGGTGCGAAGAATTTGATCAAAGCAATGAGCAAAATACAATCGCAAAGTACGTCAAACGCAAACTCTATAGCTCAAAAGGCTTCCGAGGGAGCTCTAAACGGAGACCAATCTGTCGTTGAATCAATGAAAAACACCTATATGGAAAGACGAGACTTAATTTACAAGGGTCTGAGCGAACTTTCGGGAGTGGAAGTAATAAAACCCGAAGGAACTTTTTTCATATTTCCCGATATCAGCTCGTATTTCGGGAAGTCCGCTAACGGAAAAGTAATTAATAACTCAACAGATTTTTCAGAATTTTTAGTAGAACAGGCAAAAGTGGTAGTCATTCCCGGTGTGGCATTCGGTTCGGACAACAATATACGAATTTCATTTGCTTCACCGAAAAAAGTATTGACCGAAGGCGTCGCGCGAATAAGTGATGCTCTTAACTTATTGAAGTAA
- the prmC gene encoding peptide chain release factor N(5)-glutamine methyltransferase, with protein MPMTDARQKWNIKEILDYSEDYLKSKGIESPRVEAEWLLSHALGNRRIDLYLQFDRLLSSSESTHFKSLLKERLDHKPLQYITGETEFMGFSLLVDENVLIPRPETEQLVEKAIELLQNVNTAPLKVLDVGTGSGNIAIAIAKFLPSVEVTAIDISEAAIKIAKENAEKNGVSDSIKLLVYDFNSDGFPDEKYDMVISNPPYISMSDMNNLQDEVKKWEPEAALTDYSDGIKMIEKVINLAANSIQKGGYILIEIGGNEQKKRVQKLLLNAGFLNVSVESDYNSHARFAFAER; from the coding sequence ATGCCTATGACGGATGCCCGACAAAAATGGAATATAAAGGAAATATTAGATTACTCGGAGGACTATTTAAAATCCAAGGGAATCGAGTCTCCCAGAGTCGAAGCAGAATGGCTTCTTTCGCACGCTTTAGGCAACAGAAGAATTGATCTATACCTCCAGTTTGACCGACTACTTTCATCTTCCGAATCAACACATTTTAAATCTTTACTAAAAGAGCGACTTGACCATAAGCCACTTCAGTACATCACCGGTGAGACAGAATTCATGGGGTTTTCATTACTGGTTGATGAAAATGTTTTAATCCCCCGCCCGGAGACAGAACAATTAGTGGAGAAAGCAATTGAGTTGCTTCAGAATGTGAACACGGCTCCGCTTAAAGTTCTTGATGTAGGAACAGGGAGTGGAAATATCGCCATCGCAATTGCTAAATTTTTACCCTCAGTTGAAGTTACCGCAATTGACATTAGCGAAGCAGCAATAAAGATAGCCAAAGAAAACGCCGAAAAAAATGGTGTAAGTGACAGCATCAAACTCCTGGTATATGATTTTAATTCCGATGGTTTCCCCGATGAAAAGTATGATATGGTAATTTCCAATCCACCGTATATTTCGATGTCAGATATGAATAATTTGCAGGATGAGGTCAAGAAATGGGAACCGGAAGCTGCATTAACTGATTATTCTGACGGCATCAAAATGATAGAAAAAGTTATAAATTTAGCCGCGAATTCAATTCAAAAAGGGGGGTATATTCTTATTGAGATTGGTGGGAATGAGCAGAAAAAGAGAGTGCAGAAATTGCTTTTGAATGCCGGTTTTTTGAACGTTTCTGTGGAATCGGATTACAATTCGCACGCGCGATTTGCCTTCGCGGAGCGGTAA
- the rpmE gene encoding 50S ribosomal protein L31: MKKDIHPEYKLQTVTCACGNSFQTRSTANDLHVEICSECHPFFTGKQKLVDSAGRVEKFRRKYGIKEETEA; encoded by the coding sequence TTGAAAAAAGATATACATCCGGAATATAAATTGCAGACAGTAACGTGCGCTTGCGGAAATAGTTTTCAGACCCGCTCAACTGCCAACGATTTACACGTTGAAATCTGTTCTGAATGTCATCCGTTCTTTACAGGAAAACAGAAATTAGTTGACTCCGCAGGTAGAGTCGAAAAATTCCGACGGAAATATGGCATAAAAGAAGAAACAGAAGCTTAA